A single region of the Biomaibacter acetigenes genome encodes:
- the spoVT gene encoding stage V sporulation protein T, with product MKATGIVRRIDDLGRVVIPKEIRRTLRIREGDPLEIFTDREGEVILKKYSPIGELGDFAKEYADSLHDSVEHITCIADRDAIIAVAGAPKKEYMDKPISPALEKIMDERRTVLISRTSDKDYVKITLDEEDGKPKYTSQVITPIIAEGDPIGAVILLSKEPNVTMGELEVKVAETAAGFLAKQMEQ from the coding sequence GTGAAGGCAACAGGAATTGTGCGACGCATAGATGATCTGGGCAGAGTCGTAATCCCCAAGGAAATACGTCGGACTCTCAGGATTCGCGAAGGAGACCCTCTTGAGATATTTACCGATAGAGAAGGAGAAGTAATACTTAAGAAATATTCCCCTATCGGAGAACTGGGAGATTTTGCCAAGGAATATGCCGATTCCCTTCATGATTCCGTCGAACACATCACATGTATCGCAGACAGAGACGCAATCATAGCTGTAGCCGGAGCACCAAAGAAGGAATACATGGACAAACCCATTAGCCCGGCTCTGGAGAAGATCATGGATGAGCGCAGGACTGTACTGATAAGCAGGACCAGTGATAAGGATTATGTAAAGATTACTCTGGATGAAGAGGACGGAAAACCCAAGTACACCAGCCAGGTTATAACTCCTATTATAGCCGAAGGTGATCCTATAGGTGCGGTTATTCTGCTCTCCAAGGAACCTAATGTGACAATGGGAGAACTGGAAGTGAAGGTGGCCGAAACTGCGGCGGGCTTCCTGGCAAAACAAATGGAGCAATAA